The following proteins are encoded in a genomic region of Oryzias melastigma strain HK-1 unplaced genomic scaffold, ASM292280v2 sc00405, whole genome shotgun sequence:
- the LOC112139291 gene encoding butyrophilin-like protein 8 — protein MMWFLGLVLFLVLLGSSGSSDLKNISAKPGDDITLRCEDPNINEDLVLEWSRTDLQEEEYVFLYRDKRPDVEAQHESFKNRVSLKDPQMKDGDLSVVLKNVTINDTGTFHCRVLNKDDPQRGLWIISIIHLQVSPPPPPPPPPPPPEHR, from the exons ATGATGTGGTTCCTGGGTTTGGTTCTGTTCTTGGTTCTGCTGGGTTCATCTGGTTCATCGG ATCTGAAGAACATCTCTGCTAAACCTGGAGATGACATCACTCTGAGATGTGAAGATCCAAACATCAACGAggatttagttttagagtggaGCAGAACTGACCTGCAGGAGGAAGaatatgtgtttttatacaGGGATAAACGTCCTGATGTTGAAGCTCAGCATGAGTCTTTCAAGAACCGAGTGTCTCTGAAGGACCCTCAGATGAAGGATGGAgatctgtctgtggttctgaagaACGTGACGATTAATGATACTGGAACATTCCATTGTAGAGTCCTAAATAAAGATGATCCACAGAGAGGACTGTGGATCATCTCCATCATCCACCTGCAggtgtctcctcctcctcctcctcctcctcctcctcctcctccag AACACAGATAG